From a single Podarcis raffonei isolate rPodRaf1 chromosome 10, rPodRaf1.pri, whole genome shotgun sequence genomic region:
- the LOC128421722 gene encoding zinc finger protein 160-like — protein MSTHSSHQRPPTGEKPFKGMECGKRFTDSGNLRTHQRTHTGEKPFKCLECGKTFTGNGNLRRHQRTHTGEKPYKCLECGMCFSENGDLKLHQRIHTGEKPYKCIECGMSFSQNGSLRRHQRTHTGEKPYKCIECGMSFSENGSLRRHQRTHTGEKPFKCLECGKTFTGNGNLRTHQRTHTGEKPFKCLECGKCFSRNGDLKLHQWIHTGVKPYKCIECGMSFGDNGSLRTHQRTHTGEKPYKCIECGMSFSANGSLRRHQWTHTGEKPYKCIECGKSFSDNGSLRRHQRTHTGEKPYKCIECGKSFSDNRNLRGHQRTHTGEKPFKCLECGKCFSSNGYFKLHQRTHTGEKPYKCIECGMSFSDNGSLRTHQRTHTGEKPYKCIECGMSFSDNGSLRRHQRTHTGEKPYKCIECGMSFSDNGSLRTHQRTHTGEKPYKCIECGMSFSDNGSLRRHQRTHTGEKPYKCIECGKSFSVNGSLRRHQRTHTGEKPYKCIECGMSFSDNGNLRTHQRTHTGEKPFKCMECEKSFSHSGTLRRHQQTHSGETI, from the coding sequence atgagcacacatagttcacatcaacgacctccaacaggggagaaaccatttaaaggtatggagtgtgggaaacgtttcactgatagtggaaaccttagaacacatcaacggactcacacaggggagaaaccatttaaatgcctggagtgcggaaagacctttactggtaatggaaaccttagaagacatcaacggactcacacaggggagaaaccatataaatgcctggagtgcggaatgtGCTTCAGtgagaatggagaccttaaattacaccagcggattcacacaggggagaaaccatataaatgtatagagtgcggaatgagcttcagtcagaatggaagccttagaagacatcaacggactcacacaggggagaaaccatataaatgtatagagtgcggaatgagctttagtgagaatggaagccttagaagacatcaacggactcacacaggggagaaaccatttaaatgcctggagtgcggaaagacctttactggtaatggaaaccttagaacacatcaacggactcacacaggggagaaaccatttaaatgcctggagtgcggaaagtgcttcagtcgtaatggagaccttaaattacaccagtggattcacacaggggtgaaaccatataaatgtatagagtgcggaatgagcttcggtgataatggaagccttagaacacatcaacggactcacacaggggagaaaccatataaatgtatagagtgcggaatgagctttagtgctaatggaagccttagaagacatcaatggactcacacaggggagaaaccatataaatgtatagagtgtggaaagagctttagtgataatggaagccttagaagacatcaacggactcacacaggggagaaaccatataaatgtatagagtgtggaaagagctttagtgataatagaAACCTTAgaggacatcaacggactcacacaggggagaaaccatttaaatgcctggagtgtggaaagtgcttcagtagtAATGGATActttaaattacaccagcggactcacacaggggagaaaccatataaatgtatagagtgcggaatgagctttagtgataatggaagccttagaacacatcaacggactcacacaggggagaaaccatataaatgtatagagtgcggaatgagctttagtgataatggaagccttagaagacatcaacggactcacacaggggagaaaccatataaatgtatagagtgcggaatgagctttagtgataatggaagccttagaacacatcaacggactcacacaggggagaaaccatataaatgtatagagtgcggaatgagctttagtgataatggaagccttagaagacatcaacggactcacacaggggagaaaccatataaatgtatagagtgtggaaagagctttagtgttaatggaagccttagaagacatcaacggactcacacaggggagaaaccatataaatgtatagagtgcggaatgagctttagtgataatggaaaccttagaacacatcaacggactcacacaggggagaagccatttaaatgcatggagtgtgaaaagagcttcagtcacagtggaacccttagaagacatcagcagacacacagcggagaaaccatttaa